In the genome of Microcaecilia unicolor unplaced genomic scaffold, aMicUni1.1, whole genome shotgun sequence, one region contains:
- the LOC115459202 gene encoding ras-related protein Rab-19-like: MYFLNSGSEDPFDFLFKIILIGDSNVGKTCVVHRFKSHLFPEKQQNTIGVDFTVRSLDIEGKKVKIQVWDTAGQERFRTIGQSYYRSAHGAIIAYDISRRQTFESVPHWIHEVEKYGAANVVLMLIGNKADLLENRQVLFEDACTLAEKHGLLAVLETSAKDAQNVEELFLLMAKELIVRNSCTCIGKVRPGACS, translated from the exons ATGTACTTTTTGAATTCTGGTTCAGAAGATCCCTTTGATTTCCTTTTTAAGATTATCCTGATAGGAGATTCAAATGTGGGGAAAACATGTGTGGTTCATCGTTTCAAATCTCACCTCTTCCCTGAGAAGCAACAGAACACCATTGGGGTGGATTTCACTGTGCGTTCTTTGGACATTGAAGGCAAGAAGGTGAAG ATCCAGGTGTGGGACACAGCTGGCCAGGAACGTTTCCGGACCATAGGACAAAGCTACTATCGCAGCGCCCATGGTGCGATCATAGCTTACGATATCAGCAGGCGTCAGACGTTTGAATCTGTTCCACACTGGATCCATGAAGTTGAAAAATATGGGGCAGCCAATGTGGTGCTGATGTTAATTG GGAATAAGGCAGATTTATTGGAGAACCGTCAGGTCCTGTTTGAAGACGCATGCACTCTGGCAGAGAAGCATGGGCTCTTGGCAGTCCTGGAGACCTCTGCCAAGGATGCGCAGAATGTCGAGGAGCTGTTTTTGCTAATGGCCAAGGAACTGATCGTGCGGAACAGTTGCACCTGCATCGGGAAAGTCCGTCCGGGAGCCTGCAGCTGA